In Wolbachia endosymbiont (group B) of Germaria angustata, the following are encoded in one genomic region:
- the ssb gene encoding single-stranded DNA-binding protein, translating into MSSGTINKVILVGNLGKDPEIRTTQNGKEMASFSIATSKSWTDKFSGTRSEKTEWHNIVIFSEGLVKIVKDFARKGSKVYVEGSLRTRKWTDQNGSERYTTEVVLYNFNSALTLLDSRNSMLNSDYKPSEYKQNETEQKDKHGSFDNDIKDELIDDEIPF; encoded by the coding sequence ATGTCTAGTGGTACTATAAATAAAGTCATATTAGTTGGTAATCTAGGAAAAGATCCTGAAATTAGGACTACACAAAATGGAAAAGAGATGGCAAGTTTTTCGATAGCCACATCTAAAAGTTGGACTGACAAATTTTCTGGTACGCGCTCTGAAAAGACAGAATGGCATAATATTGTAATTTTTAGTGAAGGATTAGTAAAAATTGTTAAGGATTTTGCGCGCAAAGGTAGTAAAGTTTATGTTGAAGGTTCTCTGAGAACTAGAAAATGGACTGACCAAAATGGTAGCGAAAGGTATACGACAGAGGTGGTGCTATATAACTTTAATAGTGCCCTTACCCTTTTAGATTCACGAAACAGTATGTTAAACTCTGATTACAAGCCAAGTGAATACAAACAAAATGAAACAGAACAAAAAGATAAACACGGAAGTTTTGACAACGATATAAAAGACGAACTAATCGATGATGAAATACCATTTTAA
- a CDS encoding cysteine desulfurase family protein, translated as MTNKPVSLFSLEDSSYVYADYNATAPVSKNVKKSILEILSKQTLNPSSLHKRGQEARKILKEARDNVRDALSIPDDKEIVFTSGATEANNLVMRGIKGYLHVISATEHPSILNSAYNPHIIPVNQEGIVDFLELEKILSELEGNKVIISVMMSNNETGVIQPVKEIAKMAHKFGTICHADAAQSVGKIEVNMEDLGVDLLTLSAHKFGGIAGSGVLIFDKKLVIEPIIIGGGQEKGLRGGTENIVAIVGLSAALQNIPNLLSKMDEVEKLRDQLECELLSLVSDIKIFGKNSKRLPNTSFIYMPRVKNDLQLMHFDLNNIAVSNGSACSSGKVGPSHVLLAMGATKEQAECSIRISIGPEIKPRDIEKIVDCWHSIYKKNALVNAKTTFTISL; from the coding sequence GTGACAAATAAGCCTGTGAGTTTATTCTCCCTGGAAGATAGTAGTTACGTGTATGCTGATTATAATGCAACTGCTCCAGTGAGTAAAAATGTAAAAAAAAGTATACTTGAGATTTTGTCAAAACAAACACTAAATCCATCATCCCTGCATAAAAGAGGACAAGAAGCGAGGAAGATTCTTAAAGAGGCAAGAGATAACGTACGTGATGCTCTTAGCATTCCAGATGATAAAGAAATAGTTTTTACGTCTGGTGCAACTGAAGCAAACAACCTCGTCATGAGAGGAATAAAAGGCTATCTGCATGTAATTTCAGCTACAGAGCATCCTTCAATTCTTAATTCTGCATATAATCCACATATAATACCCGTTAATCAAGAGGGTATTGTTGACTTTTTAGAGCTAGAAAAAATTCTAAGCGAACTTGAAGGGAATAAAGTAATAATTTCAGTGATGATGTCTAATAACGAAACTGGAGTTATCCAGCCTGTTAAGGAAATAGCTAAAATGGCACATAAATTCGGCACAATCTGTCACGCTGACGCTGCTCAAAGTGTTGGGAAAATCGAAGTAAATATGGAAGATTTAGGAGTGGATTTACTTACTTTATCTGCTCACAAATTTGGTGGTATAGCAGGTAGTGGGGTTTTAATATTTGACAAAAAGCTTGTAATAGAACCTATTATAATAGGTGGTGGGCAAGAAAAAGGATTGCGTGGTGGTACAGAAAATATTGTTGCAATAGTAGGTCTTTCTGCTGCATTGCAAAACATTCCAAACCTTCTATCAAAAATGGATGAAGTAGAGAAGCTGCGTGATCAATTGGAGTGTGAGTTATTAAGTCTTGTCAGTGATATCAAGATCTTTGGCAAAAATTCTAAAAGATTGCCAAATACAAGTTTCATTTATATGCCGAGAGTGAAGAATGATCTGCAGCTCATGCACTTTGACTTAAATAATATTGCAGTCAGCAATGGTTCTGCATGTTCTTCTGGAAAAGTTGGGCCTTCTCATGTTTTGCTTGCAATGGGAGCAACAAAAGAGCAAGCAGAATGTTCAATTAGAATCAGTATAGGTCCAGAGATTAAACCGCGAGACATAGAAAAAATAGTAGATTGTTGGCATAGTATCTATAAGAAGAATGCCTTAGTAAATGCAAAAACCACTTTCACTATTTCTCTTTAA
- a CDS encoding ABC transporter ATP-binding protein, with product MGSCVTLELASVSKSFKKSPAIIEDINLSLTRGQVVALIGSSGSGKTTILQIAGLLDKPTLGVVTVDGVNCTQASNKYKTHVRRNFLSFVYQFHYLLQELSVLENVMLPQLIARRSKAEAKKKSQAILEKFGLESKASSMVSEISGGERQRVAIARSIVNSPKLLLADEPTGNLDPTNSLNVFLLLHSYVKENNSSMLIVTHNYILAEKADHIFQLKNRSLVKL from the coding sequence ATGGGTAGTTGTGTAACACTAGAGCTAGCTTCTGTAAGTAAGAGCTTCAAAAAAAGTCCTGCTATTATAGAAGATATCAATCTGAGTCTTACAAGGGGGCAAGTAGTTGCATTGATTGGTAGTTCGGGATCAGGAAAAACAACTATACTACAAATTGCAGGCCTATTGGATAAGCCAACTTTAGGTGTAGTGACAGTAGATGGAGTAAATTGCACGCAAGCCAGCAATAAATATAAAACTCATGTAAGAAGAAATTTTCTTAGCTTTGTTTATCAATTTCACTATTTATTACAAGAGTTATCAGTGTTGGAAAACGTTATGCTTCCCCAGCTTATTGCAAGAAGAAGCAAAGCTGAAGCAAAAAAAAAATCGCAAGCAATATTAGAAAAATTTGGTCTGGAAAGTAAAGCAAGTAGTATGGTATCTGAAATTTCTGGTGGAGAAAGGCAGAGGGTTGCAATTGCAAGAAGCATTGTAAACTCTCCAAAGCTTTTACTTGCAGATGAGCCAACGGGAAATTTAGACCCAACAAATTCTTTGAATGTGTTTTTGCTATTACATTCATATGTAAAGGAAAATAATAGCTCTATGCTTATAGTAACACACAACTATATCCTTGCAGAAAAAGCAGATCACATTTTTCAGTTAAAAAACCGATCATTAGTAAAGTTGTGA
- a CDS encoding quinone oxidoreductase, which produces MVRAIQIKKTGGPEVLEFVDKSIGEPKDEEVLIRHTTIGLNRYDLEHRKGMRKIKDLPSVLGVEAVGVVEKLGKKISDGLKVGDRVGYCTAPPGAYCEKRIVHQKYLIKIPNDIPDEVAAAVLFKGMTAHYLVNQSYRIRPGAFVLVHGANGGLGQIICQWAKDKKGVVIGSISSDEKMKIALQSGCTYAINYNDKDFVSKIMEITKNRGVGAVYDPIGYATSKLSFESLGKFGIYVSYGQISGNAPINFSLLSSRSLFAAGTSIYHYKHNRLTLVLTAMEIFEMIRKKLLIVRINKKYKFDEIIEAHRDMENRKVSGLNIIKVS; this is translated from the coding sequence ATGGTTAGAGCTATACAAATTAAAAAAACTGGGGGGCCAGAAGTATTAGAATTTGTAGATAAGAGCATAGGTGAGCCAAAAGATGAGGAAGTCTTAATACGTCATACAACTATCGGCTTAAATCGTTATGATTTAGAACATAGAAAAGGTATGCGCAAAATTAAAGATCTGCCATCAGTACTTGGAGTAGAGGCAGTAGGAGTTGTTGAAAAGCTTGGTAAAAAAATTAGTGATGGACTTAAGGTTGGAGATAGAGTTGGATATTGCACAGCTCCTCCAGGGGCATATTGTGAAAAGCGCATTGTACACCAGAAATATTTGATAAAAATTCCGAATGATATACCTGATGAAGTTGCTGCTGCAGTATTGTTTAAAGGTATGACAGCTCACTATTTAGTTAATCAATCTTATAGAATCAGGCCTGGTGCTTTTGTACTAGTTCATGGAGCTAATGGTGGTTTGGGGCAAATAATATGCCAATGGGCAAAGGATAAAAAAGGTGTAGTGATAGGTTCTATAAGCTCTGACGAAAAAATGAAGATAGCTTTACAAAGTGGCTGCACATACGCAATAAACTACAATGATAAAGACTTCGTTTCTAAAATCATGGAGATTACGAAAAATAGAGGAGTAGGTGCGGTGTATGACCCTATAGGTTACGCTACAAGCAAGCTCTCTTTTGAATCTTTAGGTAAGTTTGGCATATATGTTTCCTATGGGCAGATATCAGGTAATGCTCCTATTAATTTCTCTTTACTTAGTTCGCGTTCGTTATTTGCAGCTGGAACTTCGATATATCACTACAAGCACAATAGACTTACGTTAGTGCTTACTGCAATGGAAATTTTTGAAATGATAAGAAAAAAACTTTTAATTGTAAGAATTAATAAAAAATATAAATTTGATGAAATAATAGAGGCTCATCGTGACATGGAAAATAGAAAAGTAAGTGGGCTAAATATTATTAAAGTTTCTTAA
- a CDS encoding Bax inhibitor-1/YccA family protein, translating into MSYMKNEQDIRSQGVYYSTGLRSYLTKVYNYMALALGVTGLVAFLTVFSGLFQVIYSNPVLSLVVMLSPVALVFYMSFRLQHLSAQSTLTVFFLFSVLMGISLSHIFIIYTAENIARAFFITSIMFGSMALYGNTTKKDLTSMGSFLIMGIWGLIIASIVNLFLGSSPLYFAISFVSVIVFTLMTAYDAQRIKDVYYRYNDGSEVATTKLAVLGATNLYFDFINIFLNLLRLLNLFNNRD; encoded by the coding sequence ATGTCTTATATGAAAAACGAACAGGATATTCGCTCTCAGGGCGTTTATTATAGTACTGGACTCAGGAGTTACCTAACTAAAGTATACAATTATATGGCTTTAGCTTTAGGTGTTACAGGGCTTGTTGCGTTTTTAACAGTATTTTCTGGTCTTTTCCAGGTGATTTATTCTAATCCTGTTCTATCGCTTGTGGTAATGCTGTCTCCAGTTGCATTGGTGTTTTATATGTCTTTTAGGCTTCAACACCTAAGTGCTCAGTCAACACTTACTGTATTTTTTCTATTCTCAGTTTTAATGGGAATTTCTTTATCTCATATTTTTATAATTTATACTGCAGAAAATATAGCGAGAGCATTTTTCATTACATCGATCATGTTTGGTTCTATGGCTTTATATGGTAATACTACAAAAAAAGATCTGACCAGTATGGGTTCTTTTTTGATTATGGGAATCTGGGGATTAATCATTGCATCTATAGTTAATCTGTTCCTTGGGAGTAGTCCACTCTATTTTGCAATATCATTTGTGTCAGTAATAGTGTTTACTTTAATGACCGCGTACGATGCTCAGAGAATCAAAGATGTTTATTATAGGTATAATGATGGCTCAGAGGTTGCAACTACTAAGCTGGCAGTACTTGGTGCAACTAATCTTTACTTTGACTTTATCAACATATTCCTCAATTTACTTAGGTTGCTTAACTTGTTTAATAATAGGGATTAG
- a CDS encoding alpha/beta hydrolase: protein MVEVFLNNSTKKIEGRYHQSKDTNAPVVLILHHHPQYGGSMDSKIIHSICESFIDNNFSALTINFRGVGKSIGTFDKGIGELTDAAVAIDWLQEHNSNNVPIWIVGFSFGAWVAMQLTMRRPEIVSFVALSLPATKYDFSFLSPCPVPGLIIQSNNDTISEESDITELAQRLINSVKNNHMEYHIVDDTNHFLRDKEEEVAQIIDNYIKLRLNSAATSPQKAKKEIRVKEYA from the coding sequence ATGGTAGAAGTCTTTTTAAATAATTCAACAAAAAAGATAGAAGGTAGATACCATCAAAGCAAAGATACCAATGCACCGGTTGTGCTAATTTTACATCACCATCCCCAATATGGTGGTAGTATGGATAGTAAGATTATACATAGTATATGTGAATCTTTTATCGATAATAACTTTTCTGCATTGACAATTAATTTTCGTGGCGTCGGAAAATCTATCGGAACTTTTGATAAGGGTATAGGAGAATTAACTGATGCTGCAGTAGCTATTGATTGGCTTCAGGAGCATAACTCTAACAACGTTCCAATTTGGATAGTCGGTTTTTCTTTTGGAGCATGGGTAGCTATGCAGTTGACAATGCGCCGTCCAGAGATAGTAAGTTTTGTTGCCCTTTCTCTTCCAGCAACTAAGTACGATTTCTCTTTTCTCTCTCCTTGCCCAGTTCCTGGACTTATAATACAAAGTAATAATGATACAATTTCAGAAGAAAGCGATATAACAGAATTAGCACAAAGGTTAATAAATTCGGTAAAAAACAACCATATGGAATACCATATAGTAGATGATACTAACCACTTTCTAAGGGATAAAGAAGAGGAAGTAGCTCAAATTATAGATAATTATATAAAACTACGTTTAAACAGTGCAGCTACTTCTCCTCAGAAAGCTAAAAAAGAGATAAGGGTAAAAGAATATGCCTAA
- the ispH gene encoding 4-hydroxy-3-methylbut-2-enyl diphosphate reductase: MEIILAEPRGFCAGVKRAVDILAITLEKYKNERQVYVLHEIVHNKYIVEDFKKQGVVFVSSIEDIKDNRGILIFSAHGVSKSIEDEAKRKGIQVIDATCPLVSKVHKEAKRYEDSGKELILIGHENHPEVKGIIGRVSNPISLVQTMQDVYNLQIKDPDNLSYVTQTTLSIDDTKEIIATLKLRFPSITGPDLKDICYATQNRQNAVKKLAKITDVVLIVGSKNSSNSNRLLDLCISTGKRAYLIDNYKCMNKNWLQGAEKIGITAGASAPDILVDELVNYLKINMNTKVSVMPDGFTENVQFKYTKW, encoded by the coding sequence ATGGAGATTATCTTAGCTGAACCACGCGGTTTCTGCGCAGGGGTTAAAAGAGCTGTAGACATATTAGCAATTACTTTAGAGAAATACAAAAACGAACGCCAAGTTTATGTACTACACGAAATCGTTCATAATAAGTATATAGTAGAGGACTTCAAGAAACAAGGAGTGGTTTTTGTAAGCAGCATAGAAGACATTAAAGACAATAGAGGAATATTGATCTTTAGCGCACATGGAGTGTCGAAAAGTATAGAGGATGAAGCAAAAAGAAAGGGGATTCAAGTGATTGATGCAACATGTCCATTAGTTAGCAAAGTACATAAAGAGGCAAAAAGGTATGAGGATAGTGGTAAAGAATTAATTCTAATTGGACATGAAAATCATCCAGAAGTTAAAGGAATTATAGGAAGAGTAAGTAATCCTATATCTCTAGTGCAAACTATGCAAGACGTATACAATTTACAAATCAAAGATCCAGATAATTTATCTTATGTAACACAAACCACGTTAAGTATTGACGATACCAAAGAAATTATTGCTACACTGAAGCTCAGATTTCCAAGCATTACAGGCCCCGACTTAAAAGATATATGCTATGCAACACAAAATAGGCAGAACGCTGTTAAAAAATTGGCTAAAATTACAGACGTAGTGTTAATTGTAGGAAGCAAAAACAGTTCAAATTCAAACCGTTTATTAGACCTGTGCATTTCCACAGGAAAAAGAGCCTATTTGATTGATAATTATAAATGTATGAACAAAAATTGGTTGCAGGGCGCAGAAAAAATAGGAATTACTGCAGGTGCTTCTGCTCCTGATATATTAGTTGATGAGCTAGTAAATTACTTAAAAATAAATATGAATACAAAAGTTTCAGTCATGCCAGATGGATTCACTGAAAATGTTCAGTTCAAGTATACTAAATGGTAA
- a CDS encoding HesB/IscA family protein yields the protein MSTDYNISLTDNALRKIHSLVEQEGDESSVLRVAVSGGGCSGFKYNFLMDQINKKMSLGDDFDDDEDDDFDDDEDSEDYRSHSSFSEKGKDIVINDENGNPVLMVDNCSAKFLNNSTIDYTEDLSGSGFQIKNALAKSRCGCGNSFSV from the coding sequence ATGTCAACAGATTACAATATTAGCTTAACTGACAATGCATTAAGGAAAATCCACTCCCTTGTAGAACAGGAAGGAGATGAGAGTTCTGTTTTGCGGGTTGCAGTTTCAGGTGGTGGATGCTCTGGCTTCAAGTATAATTTTCTTATGGATCAAATAAATAAGAAGATGTCTTTGGGTGACGATTTTGACGATGATGAAGACGACGATTTTGACGATGACGAAGATAGCGAGGATTATAGAAGCCACTCCAGCTTTAGTGAAAAAGGTAAAGATATAGTAATTAATGATGAGAATGGAAACCCTGTATTAATGGTTGATAATTGTTCAGCGAAATTTTTAAATAACTCAACTATAGATTATACTGAAGATCTCAGTGGTTCTGGTTTTCAAATCAAGAATGCTCTCGCTAAGTCTCGATGTGGGTGTGGTAACAGTTTCTCGGTCTAA
- the dapA gene encoding 4-hydroxy-tetrahydrodipicolinate synthase translates to MKSTFLWTACVTPFNCSGDSIDYQSLQRLLTMQAEAENGVVLLGSTGESLSLTDSEKRTLVEFVCELKLNTKIIIGVPGVNLYQTLEWLDFCKGMPIHGYLMTTPIYAKPGIMGQTLWFEKLLEKAHVPAMLYNIPSRAGVSLHTETVRNLSSHEKFWAIKDSSGTVDTLTQYKKVAPNIEVFCGDDNMIPDMAAKGAAGLVSVATNTWPHIVHEYVKQCLSSKNSQVNVWKQTCEALFTASNPIPTKALLHDIGLIEHKTVRLPLSTEDLPSIETLRQANKMILGWKNQLAMQD, encoded by the coding sequence TTGAAATCTACATTTTTATGGACTGCTTGTGTTACTCCTTTTAATTGCAGTGGAGATAGTATAGATTACCAAAGCTTGCAGCGTTTACTAACAATGCAAGCTGAAGCTGAAAATGGTGTAGTGTTGCTCGGTAGCACAGGTGAAAGCTTATCACTTACTGATTCTGAAAAGCGCACCTTAGTTGAATTTGTATGTGAGCTAAAATTAAATACGAAAATTATAATTGGTGTACCAGGAGTAAATCTATATCAGACTCTTGAATGGCTTGATTTTTGCAAGGGTATGCCTATTCATGGCTATCTAATGACAACTCCCATTTATGCAAAGCCTGGAATCATGGGGCAAACTTTATGGTTTGAAAAGCTGCTTGAAAAAGCACATGTGCCAGCAATGCTTTACAATATTCCATCAAGAGCAGGAGTGAGTCTTCACACTGAAACTGTACGTAATTTATCCAGCCACGAAAAATTTTGGGCTATCAAAGATTCAAGTGGCACCGTTGATACTTTAACTCAGTATAAGAAAGTTGCTCCAAATATTGAGGTGTTTTGTGGAGATGATAATATGATACCCGATATGGCTGCTAAGGGTGCGGCTGGTCTGGTTTCTGTTGCTACTAACACTTGGCCACATATAGTACATGAATATGTTAAGCAATGTCTGAGTAGTAAAAACTCTCAGGTAAATGTGTGGAAACAGACTTGTGAAGCGTTATTTACCGCCAGTAACCCAATACCTACTAAAGCACTCTTGCATGACATTGGGCTTATAGAACACAAAACTGTTCGTCTACCACTAAGCACAGAAGACTTGCCTTCTATTGAAACATTGAGGCAAGCTAATAAAATGATTCTTGGATGGAAAAATCAACTAGCTATGCAGGATTAG
- a CDS encoding 5-formyltetrahydrofolate cyclo-ligase: MFKDTKQHKEKLRKQYRTIRKDIDESYSNYAANSLINLFSQNLSCVKGKTIAAYIPTDGEINVVPLMHHLLDLGYKVAIPNKSKLLKFEEWNKADEDIIPDTIITPVIAFDDHFNRLGFGGGWYDEMIKKLRPLGKIFIGVAYEKQYCKNLPVEKHDQKLDIIITEICVRFESELLKKADRKE, from the coding sequence ATGTTCAAAGACACTAAACAGCACAAAGAGAAACTAAGGAAGCAATATAGAACCATAAGAAAAGATATTGATGAAAGTTATTCTAATTATGCAGCAAATTCTCTTATTAATCTTTTTAGTCAAAACTTAAGTTGCGTTAAAGGTAAAACAATAGCAGCTTACATTCCAACAGACGGGGAAATTAATGTTGTGCCTTTGATGCATCATTTGCTTGATTTAGGCTATAAAGTAGCAATTCCTAATAAAAGTAAGTTATTAAAATTTGAGGAATGGAATAAAGCAGATGAAGATATAATTCCCGACACAATCATTACTCCTGTTATTGCTTTTGATGATCATTTTAATAGGTTAGGTTTTGGCGGTGGTTGGTATGATGAAATGATAAAAAAATTACGGCCACTTGGAAAAATATTTATAGGTGTAGCCTATGAGAAGCAATATTGTAAAAATTTACCTGTGGAAAAACACGATCAAAAATTGGATATTATAATCACTGAGATATGTGTTAGATTTGAAAGTGAATTGCTCAAGAAGGCGGATAGAAAGGAGTAG
- the elbB gene encoding isoprenoid biosynthesis glyoxalase ElbB has translation MGEKKLRAAVVLSGCGHLDGTEVREAVLTLLVLDQQEVEVTCFAPDVDITQVMNHKTKEEVKEKRSVLVEAARIARGEINDLREAKAENFDMLVVPGGYGVAKNLSDLAENKTVMPEFERLVSEFFVAKKPIGTICISPAIIVLILSSKIGKEESKIKVTIGDDKDQLIEKLGGEHITCDTKLSIEDEKHNIFSCSAYMRSDESIHSVYQGIKHMIDSMVKKLIKKPNNHFSKV, from the coding sequence ATGGGTGAGAAAAAATTAAGAGCCGCTGTGGTTTTATCAGGATGCGGCCACCTCGACGGCACAGAGGTGAGAGAAGCGGTCTTAACTCTGCTTGTGCTTGATCAGCAGGAAGTTGAAGTCACATGTTTTGCTCCTGATGTTGATATCACACAAGTTATGAACCACAAAACAAAAGAAGAAGTAAAAGAAAAAAGGAGTGTACTTGTAGAAGCAGCAAGAATTGCAAGAGGTGAGATAAATGATTTAAGAGAAGCTAAAGCTGAAAATTTTGACATGCTAGTCGTACCTGGTGGATATGGAGTTGCGAAAAATTTATCTGACTTAGCTGAAAATAAAACAGTAATGCCTGAGTTTGAAAGATTAGTCTCAGAGTTCTTTGTTGCAAAAAAGCCAATAGGAACTATATGTATATCTCCAGCCATTATTGTTTTAATTTTAAGTAGCAAGATAGGTAAAGAAGAAAGTAAGATTAAGGTAACTATAGGAGACGACAAAGACCAGTTGATAGAGAAGCTCGGCGGCGAACATATAACATGCGATACAAAGCTATCAATAGAAGACGAAAAGCATAATATATTTTCCTGCTCTGCTTATATGCGTAGTGATGAAAGTATACACTCTGTATATCAAGGAATAAAACACATGATTGACAGTATGGTAAAAAAATTAATAAAAAAACCAAACAACCATTTCTCTAAAGTGTAG
- a CDS encoding cytochrome c oxidase assembly protein: MFSFLRGNNENSIVFFLVSLVVLMLCLAYASVPLYSIFCKATGYGGTTRKATNTTINATDQKIRVYFNADVMSGLPWKFKSETNYIDTNIGQKSLVFYYAENLSDQPSLGMAVYNVTPFKAGKYFNKVACFCFEEQILQPKQKAAMPVSFYIDPEIIRDNSTKDLSEITLSYTFFKLK, translated from the coding sequence GTGTTCTCCTTTTTAAGGGGAAATAATGAAAATTCTATAGTTTTTTTCCTAGTATCTTTAGTGGTATTGATGCTGTGTCTTGCATATGCTTCAGTGCCATTGTATAGTATCTTTTGTAAAGCTACTGGATATGGTGGCACAACGAGAAAAGCAACTAATACGACAATAAATGCAACTGACCAAAAAATCAGGGTTTACTTCAATGCTGATGTAATGTCCGGTCTGCCTTGGAAATTTAAATCAGAAACTAACTACATTGATACGAATATAGGGCAAAAAAGTTTAGTGTTTTATTATGCAGAAAATTTATCTGACCAGCCTTCGCTTGGAATGGCAGTGTATAATGTTACACCTTTTAAAGCAGGTAAGTATTTCAATAAAGTTGCATGCTTCTGCTTTGAAGAACAAATTTTGCAGCCAAAACAAAAAGCAGCTATGCCAGTATCCTTTTACATAGACCCTGAAATAATTCGTGACAATAGTACAAAAGATTTAAGTGAAATAACGCTATCGTATACGTTTTTTAAGCTTAAATAA
- a CDS encoding glycine zipper family protein, translating to MEKKDLLQVFETLLQANEFIKEGEIFNESTIKYVSELLIQKQDLLKDTMDIVKEHLEKDDNQLKILLKQVNKVEGMEKELETLGNQLLAQGLISGAAVTTLTGALAGLLTVGGVTGALIIGGAALVGFVALVAIVAIGYAIYQNRSEIKKGAIEAGKAVKSFVKNVINKLPTIQARENNFDKFKKDLSERIIATSKAQKREEAGEDETKDNLLIC from the coding sequence GTGGAAAAAAAAGATTTGTTGCAAGTATTCGAGACTCTATTACAAGCAAATGAATTTATAAAAGAAGGTGAAATTTTTAATGAATCAACCATCAAATATGTGTCTGAATTGCTGATTCAAAAACAAGATCTTTTGAAGGACACAATGGATATTGTAAAGGAGCATCTTGAGAAAGACGATAATCAATTAAAAATACTTCTTAAACAAGTAAATAAAGTAGAAGGCATGGAGAAAGAGCTTGAAACTTTAGGCAATCAACTGTTAGCTCAAGGATTGATAAGTGGAGCAGCAGTGACAACACTAACAGGTGCACTAGCAGGTTTATTAACAGTAGGAGGAGTGACCGGTGCATTAATTATTGGTGGAGCAGCATTAGTAGGGTTTGTAGCACTAGTTGCTATAGTTGCTATTGGTTATGCTATATATCAGAATAGAAGTGAGATAAAAAAAGGAGCGATTGAAGCAGGAAAAGCAGTGAAAAGTTTTGTGAAAAATGTGATCAATAAATTACCTACAATTCAAGCAAGAGAGAATAATTTTGATAAGTTCAAAAAGGACTTGTCTGAGCGTATTATAGCAACTAGTAAGGCACAAAAGCGAGAAGAAGCTGGAGAAGATGAAACTAAAGACAATCTTCTGATATGCTAG
- a CDS encoding oxidoreductase has product MKNIMLIGGGVGNAVLFSIGKACLENNHKVLYFAGYKKLSDVFKRALIERASNVTVWACEEGLIETSREQDKSFHGNIVDAIISYQQGKLGKITISLNTIDKIITIGSDKMMKAINEARKTILKPYLKPNHVAISSVNSPMQCMMKEICAQCIQQHINKETGEISFVYSCSNQDQDMELVDFDFLSERLKQNSLQEKLTAKWIEHVQRH; this is encoded by the coding sequence ATGAAGAATATAATGCTCATTGGCGGTGGAGTTGGAAATGCAGTGTTATTTTCGATAGGCAAAGCTTGTCTTGAAAACAATCATAAGGTTTTATATTTCGCTGGCTATAAGAAATTAAGTGATGTATTTAAACGAGCACTGATAGAACGTGCATCAAACGTGACAGTTTGGGCATGTGAAGAAGGATTGATAGAAACAAGCAGAGAACAGGATAAATCCTTTCATGGTAATATAGTTGATGCAATAATCTCATATCAGCAAGGAAAGTTAGGTAAAATTACTATTAGTTTAAACACTATAGATAAAATCATCACTATTGGTTCTGATAAAATGATGAAAGCTATAAATGAAGCTAGAAAAACAATTTTAAAACCATACCTAAAACCAAATCACGTAGCAATATCATCTGTTAACTCTCCTATGCAGTGCATGATGAAAGAAATCTGCGCTCAATGTATTCAGCAACACATAAATAAGGAAACAGGAGAAATAAGTTTTGTTTATAGTTGCAGTAATCAAGACCAGGATATGGAGCTTGTTGACTTTGATTTTTTAAGTGAGCGCTTGAAGCAAAATAGTTTACAAGAAAAGCTCACTGCAAAATGGATAGAACATGTTCAAAGACACTAA